One genomic region from Streptomyces sp. NBC_00457 encodes:
- a CDS encoding sensor histidine kinase, whose product MQLLYDFLRRHPTWVDSFWAVLLFGISVVSEAVRQEGGQSAPGTDSEAVIVPVLLLLCLVVALRRRMPEKMLLLAIGVGVAQLALNVATTPANFAFLVITYTVAATGARWASRLALAVGLTAAPLAQVRWPEKDSSVLGSIALMIFMTVPFALAWVLGDSIRTRRAYYEQLEERATRLEKEREAQAKVAVAAERARIARELHDVVAHNVSVMVVQADGAAYVLDSAPDQAKKALETISSTGRQALAEMRRLLGVLRTGEHQESGEYVPQPDVEQIDELIEQCRTSGLPVDFKVEGTPRPLPSGVELTAYRIVQEALTNTRKHGGPNAGASVRLVYFDDGLGLLVEDDGKGAPHELYEEGGADGQGHGLIGMRERVGMVGGTLDAGPRPGGGFRISVLLPLKPAH is encoded by the coding sequence GTGCAGCTCCTCTACGACTTCCTCCGCAGGCACCCGACATGGGTGGACAGCTTCTGGGCCGTCCTCCTCTTCGGGATCTCCGTGGTGAGCGAAGCCGTCCGGCAGGAGGGCGGGCAGTCGGCTCCGGGCACCGACTCCGAGGCGGTCATCGTCCCGGTCCTCCTCCTGTTGTGCCTGGTCGTCGCGTTGCGCAGGCGTATGCCGGAGAAGATGCTGCTGCTCGCCATCGGCGTGGGAGTGGCGCAGCTGGCGCTGAACGTGGCGACGACACCCGCCAACTTCGCCTTCCTGGTGATCACCTACACCGTGGCCGCGACCGGCGCCCGCTGGGCCTCCCGGCTCGCGCTGGCCGTGGGCCTGACCGCGGCGCCGCTGGCGCAGGTGCGCTGGCCGGAGAAGGATTCGAGCGTCCTGGGCAGTATCGCCCTGATGATTTTCATGACGGTGCCCTTCGCCCTCGCCTGGGTGCTCGGCGACTCGATCCGCACCCGCCGCGCCTACTACGAGCAACTGGAGGAGCGCGCCACCCGGCTCGAGAAGGAGCGCGAGGCGCAGGCCAAGGTCGCGGTCGCCGCCGAACGCGCCCGCATCGCGCGCGAGCTGCACGACGTCGTCGCGCACAACGTGTCGGTGATGGTGGTCCAGGCCGACGGCGCGGCCTACGTCCTCGACTCCGCGCCCGACCAGGCGAAGAAGGCCCTGGAGACGATCTCCTCCACCGGCCGCCAGGCCCTCGCCGAGATGCGCCGCCTGCTGGGCGTGCTGCGCACCGGCGAGCACCAGGAGAGCGGCGAGTACGTCCCGCAGCCCGACGTCGAGCAGATCGACGAGCTGATCGAGCAGTGCCGCACCTCCGGCCTGCCCGTCGACTTCAAGGTCGAGGGCACCCCACGGCCGCTGCCCAGTGGCGTCGAGCTCACCGCGTACCGCATCGTGCAGGAGGCGCTCACCAACACCCGCAAGCACGGCGGGCCCAACGCGGGCGCCAGCGTGCGCCTGGTCTACTTCGACGACGGCCTCGGTCTGCTGGTCGAGGACGACGGCAAGGGCGCCCCGCACGAGCTGTACGAAGAGGGCGGCGCCGACGGCCAGGGGCACGGCCTGATCGGGATGCGCGAGCGGGTCGGTATGGTCGGCGGCACCCTGGACGCGGGCCCGCGCCCGGGCGGCGGCTTCCGCATCAGTGTGCTGCTCCCGCTCAAGCCAGCGCACTGA